Proteins encoded within one genomic window of Pygocentrus nattereri isolate fPygNat1 chromosome 9, fPygNat1.pri, whole genome shotgun sequence:
- the ednrab gene encoding endothelin receptor type Ab has translation MAWVTALITAISCLLMSRGYCQSNSSNDFLFSKDPAAIHATLSPLPLLLELERSEDMTHKPEHTLHASSHSSSPSSSFTLGNDSALTRSPPPPSCSRETAMKPVLKYVNTVLSCIIFVVGMVGNATLLSIICQNKIMRNGPNALIASLALGDLIYIAIDIPIIVYKLLAMQWPFADQPFGLFLCKLFPFLQKASVGITVLNLCALSVDRYRAVASWNRVQGVGIPSSTAVEIVCIWLLSILLAIPEAMAFDIISFERNNVTAHTCMLKADTTFIIFYRNIKDWWLFGFYFCMPLLCTAFFYTLMTCEMLNHRKGSLRIALSEHLKQRREVAKVVFSLVLIFALCWFPLHLSRILKKMVYSAEDTGRCDLLNFLLVFDYFGINLATINSCINPIILCFVSKKFKNCFKSCLCCWFYSGSLLSSTGTSNLYKNPDLHNVPTDRTALRKASYN, from the exons ATGGCCTGGGTCACGGCGTTAATAACAGCCATATCCTGCCTGCTGATGAGCCGGGGCTACTGCCAATCAAACTCCTCCAACGACTTCCTGTTCTCCAAAGACCCCGCGGCCATCCACGCTACCCTCTCACCCCTGCCCCTACTCTTGGAGCTGGAGAGGTCAGAGGACATGACCCACAAGCCTGAACACACTCTTCATGCCTCCTCACACTCCTCTTCCCCTTCTTCATCCTTCACTCTTGGGAATGATTCAGCTCTCACCCGGTCTCCTCCGCCGCCCTCCTGCTCGCGGGAAACGGCCATGAAACCAGTGTTAAAGTATGTGAACACAGTGTTGTCCTGCATTATCTTTGTGGTGGGCATGGTGGGCAATGCCACCCTTCTGAGCATCATCTGCCAGAACAAGATCATGAGGAATGGGCCCAACGCCCTCATCGCCAGCTTGGCCCTGGGGGACCTCATCTACATCGCCATCGATATCCCCATCATCGTATATAAA TTGTTGGCGATGCAGTGGCCATTTGCCGATCAGCCATTTGGCCTGTTCCTGTGTAAGCTGTTTCCATTCCTTCAAAAGGCTTCTGTCGGGATAACTGTGCTCAACCTGTGCGCCCTGAGCGTGGACAG gtacCGTGCTGTGGCCTCGTGGAACCGTGTGCAGGGTGTGGGCATCCCTTCTTCAACTGCAGTGGAGATCGTGTGTATCTGGTTGCTGTCCATTTTGTTGGCCATTCCAGAAGCTATGGCCTTCGACATAATCAGTTTCGAGCGCAACAATGTGACTGCGCATACCTGCATGCTCAAAGCAGATACAACGTTTATAATT TTTTACAGAAATATAAAGGACTGGTGGTTGTTTGGCTTTTATTTCTGCATGCCGCTGTTATGTACGGCCTTCTTCTACACGCTGATGACCTGCGAGATGCTGAATCACAGGAAAGGAAGCCTGAGAATTGCTTTGAGTGAACACCTCAAACAG aGGCGTGAGGTAGCGAAGGTAGTGTTTTCTCTGGTGCTGATCTTTGCTCTGTGCTGGTTCCCTCTGCACCTGAGCCGCATTCTGAAGAAAATGGTATACAGTGCAGAGGATACTGGACGCTGTGATCTGCTCAA tttcCTGCTGGTATTTGATTACTTTGGCATCAATCTGGCAACCATAAACTCCTGCATTAATCCCATCATACTCTGTTTTGTCAGCAAGAAGTTCAAAAATTGCTTCAAG tCATGTTTGTGCTGTTGGTTTTATTCGGGTTCACTGTTGAGCAGCACGGGAACCAGTAACCTGTACAAAAACCCTGACCTCCATAACGTCCCTACAGATCGCACAGCACTACGCAAAGCCAGCTACAACTGA